A genome region from Chryseobacterium sp. G0186 includes the following:
- a CDS encoding type B 50S ribosomal protein L31: MKNGIHPENYRLVVFKDMSNDEVFLCKSTAETKDTIEYEGQEYPLIKMEISSTSHPFYTGKVKLVDTAGRVDKFMNKYKKFAK; the protein is encoded by the coding sequence ATGAAAAACGGAATTCACCCAGAAAATTATAGACTTGTTGTTTTCAAAGATATGAGTAACGACGAGGTGTTTCTTTGCAAGTCTACTGCAGAAACAAAAGACACTATCGAGTACGAAGGACAAGAGTATCCTCTAATCAAAATGGAAATCTCTTCAACTTCTCACCCTTTCTACACTGGTAAAGTGAAACTAGTTGACACTGCAGGTAGAGTTGATAAGTTCATGAACAAATACAAAAAATTCGCTAAGTAA
- a CDS encoding alkaline phosphatase produces the protein MKLSKILGLLALAVFSENQAQNYLKYNVGNAHSHNDYMQEIPFWQAYYANFGSIEADVFLVKGKLWVAHTEKELSSDRTLENLYLDNISKQIKLNKGNIYPDAGKKLQLLIDIKQDYKTSLSVLVSTLKKYPEITGNPGVKIVITGGRPQPGDFKNYPNYLYFDGDLNKDYSADQLKRIGMFSADLPELVKWNGKGIPRDEETEKIKKAVDKAHTQQKPMRFYGAPDFPNAWVNLMDMGVDYINTDNIPDLKKFMNTIPKNFYKNTKEYTTYTPTYKTDGINKKVKNVILLIPDGTSLPQYYAAFTANKGKLNVFNMKATGLSKTNSSNAYITDSAPGSTAFATGVKTKNTFVGVDSSGKALAQIPDIIAAKGMVSGLISTGDVTDATPADFYAHSDNRNSSEPILKDFASSKTKILIGGPTSGLTQDAEQQLKSAKVDLYHSIKSAEKISNRTLIIDPLASQRITNGRENWLAEAFDLTLNDLKNNKKGFFMMVEASQTDGGGHSNNIEQLVTELLDFDHVVGKAMKFADENKETLVIVVGDHETGGLTLLDGSLKDGWIFGNFSTNDHTSIPSSVFAYGPNSKEFTGLFENTEIFNKILAAYGIEK, from the coding sequence ATGAAGTTATCAAAAATATTGGGATTGCTGGCTTTAGCAGTCTTTTCTGAAAATCAGGCACAAAATTATTTGAAATATAATGTAGGAAATGCCCATTCTCATAATGATTATATGCAGGAAATTCCTTTTTGGCAGGCTTATTATGCTAATTTTGGTTCCATTGAGGCAGATGTTTTTCTGGTAAAGGGGAAACTTTGGGTAGCCCACACAGAAAAAGAACTTTCCTCAGACAGAACATTGGAAAATCTTTATCTTGATAATATTTCAAAGCAAATAAAACTGAACAAAGGAAATATTTATCCTGATGCAGGTAAAAAGCTGCAATTACTGATCGATATCAAGCAAGATTACAAAACAAGTCTAAGTGTACTGGTCAGTACCTTGAAAAAATATCCTGAAATTACAGGGAACCCAGGGGTGAAAATTGTGATTACCGGAGGACGACCACAGCCGGGAGATTTTAAAAACTATCCAAACTACCTTTACTTTGACGGAGATCTGAATAAAGACTATTCTGCCGATCAGTTGAAAAGAATAGGGATGTTCAGTGCAGATCTTCCCGAACTGGTAAAATGGAACGGAAAAGGAATTCCAAGAGATGAAGAAACAGAAAAGATAAAAAAAGCAGTAGACAAAGCACACACTCAGCAAAAACCAATGCGTTTTTACGGAGCACCTGATTTTCCCAATGCATGGGTGAATCTAATGGATATGGGAGTAGACTATATCAATACCGATAATATTCCCGATCTTAAAAAGTTCATGAATACCATTCCAAAGAATTTCTATAAAAATACAAAGGAATACACCACCTATACACCAACTTATAAAACAGACGGAATCAATAAAAAGGTGAAAAATGTGATTCTTTTAATTCCGGACGGAACTTCATTGCCACAATATTATGCGGCCTTTACAGCCAATAAAGGGAAGCTGAATGTATTCAATATGAAAGCAACAGGTTTATCCAAAACCAATTCATCCAATGCTTACATTACCGATTCTGCACCGGGATCTACAGCATTTGCTACAGGTGTAAAAACAAAGAATACTTTTGTAGGTGTTGATAGCTCCGGAAAGGCTTTGGCACAAATTCCTGATATTATCGCAGCCAAAGGAATGGTTTCAGGCCTGATCTCAACTGGCGATGTTACCGATGCTACTCCCGCAGATTTCTATGCACATTCAGACAACAGAAATAGTTCCGAACCTATTCTGAAAGATTTTGCTTCCTCCAAAACCAAAATTCTAATCGGAGGTCCTACTAGTGGATTGACACAAGATGCAGAACAACAGCTTAAGTCAGCAAAAGTAGACCTGTACCACAGCATAAAATCAGCAGAAAAAATAAGTAACCGTACCCTGATTATTGATCCTCTGGCTTCACAAAGAATAACCAATGGAAGAGAAAACTGGTTAGCAGAGGCCTTTGACCTTACCCTAAATGATCTGAAAAATAATAAAAAAGGATTCTTTATGATGGTGGAAGCTTCACAGACCGACGGGGGAGGACACAGCAATAATATAGAACAATTAGTAACCGAATTACTGGATTTCGATCATGTGGTTGGAAAAGCCATGAAGTTTGCCGATGAAAACAAGGAGACCTTAGTTATTGTAGTAGGAGATCACGAAACCGGTGGTTTAACCCTTTTGGACGGAAGCCTGAAAGACGGATGGATATTTGGAAACTTCAGTACCAACGATCATACCTCTATTCCGTCAAGTGTTTTTGCTTATGGCCCAAATTCAAAGGAGTTTACAGGTCTTTTTGAAAATACAGAGATCTTTAATAAAATATTGGCGGCTTATGGAATAGAAAAATAA
- a CDS encoding RNA polymerase sigma factor, with translation MTQETFKNTVFILKDEMYRFAKRFVMSSDEAEDVVQDLMMKFWQKRDELEQFGNFKSYALKSVRNECLNRLKHHDVKIGFADMQLHRSELYSMEVDNLKEHIVGFINQLPEKQKMVIHLKDVEEYDVSEISEMLEMEENAVRVNLMRARQKVKEQISQLMSYEKRSITR, from the coding sequence ATGACCCAAGAAACTTTCAAGAATACGGTGTTTATTCTCAAAGACGAGATGTATCGTTTTGCGAAGCGATTCGTTATGAGCAGTGATGAGGCAGAAGATGTAGTACAGGATCTCATGATGAAGTTCTGGCAGAAAAGGGATGAACTTGAGCAGTTTGGGAATTTTAAATCCTACGCCCTGAAGTCTGTCCGGAATGAATGCCTGAACAGGCTGAAGCATCACGATGTGAAGATAGGTTTTGCGGATATGCAGCTTCATCGGTCAGAGCTTTACAGTATGGAAGTTGATAACCTTAAGGAACATATTGTAGGATTTATCAATCAGCTCCCCGAAAAACAGAAGATGGTCATCCACTTGAAAGATGTAGAAGAGTACGATGTTTCCGAAATTTCTGAAATGCTGGAAATGGAGGAAAATGCAGTAAGGGTAAACCTTATGCGAGCGAGACAAAAAGTAAAAGAACAAATCTCACAACTGATGAGCTATGAAAAAAGATCAATTACAAGATAA
- a CDS encoding phosphatidylinositol-specific phospholipase C produces MFKHHMKYVKTFTLSIATATVFFSCSDGLLERDSNEASLTSIEKASHKVSSLAPIEMSSWMSGIQDNISISKISIPGTHDSGARVDAPVVTGTAKTQNLSISEQLNAGVRFLDIRCRHIDNSFTIHHGPIYQNLNFDDVLNACYTFLESHPSETIIMSVKEEYDASNTSRTFEKTFDAYVQKNPSKWNLGTNIPTLGEVRGKIRLLRRFSAETAKGINATAWADNTTFDINNPAAQLKVQDYYKVTNNDDKWNGISSLLNEAKNNTGDKLFINFTSGYKPGIFGIPSIPTVSNNINPKLKTFFQTNTKGSYGTMPIDFVNAELAELIVKTNF; encoded by the coding sequence ATGTTCAAGCACCACATGAAATATGTAAAAACCTTTACTCTTAGTATTGCTACTGCCACTGTTTTTTTTTCCTGCTCCGATGGACTTCTTGAAAGGGATTCTAATGAAGCGAGCCTTACTTCTATTGAAAAAGCAAGCCATAAAGTCTCTTCTTTAGCTCCCATTGAAATGAGCAGCTGGATGTCTGGTATTCAGGATAATATCTCAATTTCAAAAATCTCAATCCCGGGGACTCATGATTCCGGAGCTCGTGTAGACGCCCCGGTAGTAACAGGCACAGCAAAAACACAAAATCTTAGCATCAGCGAACAGCTTAATGCCGGAGTCCGTTTTCTGGATATCCGTTGCAGGCACATTGATAATTCTTTTACCATCCATCATGGTCCTATTTATCAAAACCTCAACTTTGATGATGTGCTTAATGCCTGCTATACATTCCTGGAAAGTCATCCGTCGGAAACCATCATCATGTCTGTAAAAGAAGAATATGATGCCTCCAACACTTCAAGGACTTTCGAAAAAACTTTTGATGCCTATGTTCAGAAAAATCCATCGAAGTGGAATCTTGGAACCAATATTCCTACATTGGGAGAGGTAAGAGGAAAGATCAGATTATTAAGACGGTTTTCTGCTGAAACAGCCAAAGGAATCAATGCGACAGCATGGGCTGATAATACAACGTTTGACATCAATAATCCTGCTGCACAGCTAAAGGTTCAGGATTATTATAAGGTGACCAACAATGATGATAAATGGAATGGAATTTCCAGTTTATTGAATGAAGCAAAAAACAATACCGGTGATAAGCTTTTCATCAACTTCACAAGCGGCTACAAACCGGGAATATTTGGAATACCGAGCATTCCAACAGTTTCAAACAATATTAATCCTAAACTTAAAACATTCTTCCAAACGAATACAAAAGGTTCTTACGGAACAATGCCGATTGATTTTGTAAATGCTGAATTAGCCGAGCTGATCGTTAAAACTAATTTTTAA
- a CDS encoding RagB/SusD family nutrient uptake outer membrane protein — protein sequence MKFFNTILLITGLSASVLSCTNELNIEPEGTPTEASFWKTENDLITGANAMYKPLSDSEFYGRGFFWFINASDDMVTGRSKSEADNVKNFSSNYIAAGDLETQWNKRYTVIGVANRVIRNVNNIQASQAVKNKYLGEALFMSSRMYFELAYSYGNEKAGVPILDRTKESDTKPVPRAANVMENYNYIVNDLKKAAELLPSQAELPAKDYGRPHKAAAWALLSKVYLFMKDWQNAAYWANEVMTKGNRNLLNNYADVFKAENNYSTEYIWSIPSTPKFNAVGSILPGVMLENKGWGEYNGWGYFQPTKELYDEYEAGDLRRGTTVLKLGDKFTFNGTERTYASSNSLTGYQFNKYMDAFKYTLNSGHVSANGDYPCTDLAVPIMRYAEVILIRAEALLMSGGNADVEINLIRKRAGLTPKTGCTMADLKHERRCELAGEWADRHRDLVRWGDAQSTYAQPLHGIDGKVVWAARNFNPAIHNVWAVPQAEIVNSYGVIKQNEGW from the coding sequence ATGAAATTTTTCAATACAATACTATTAATAACGGGACTATCTGCATCGGTGCTTTCATGTACCAATGAATTGAATATAGAACCTGAGGGAACTCCAACAGAAGCCAGTTTCTGGAAAACGGAAAATGACCTGATTACAGGAGCTAACGCTATGTATAAGCCGCTTTCCGACAGCGAATTTTACGGGAGAGGGTTTTTCTGGTTCATCAATGCCAGTGACGATATGGTAACAGGAAGATCAAAAAGTGAGGCAGATAATGTGAAGAATTTTAGCAGCAATTATATCGCAGCAGGAGATTTGGAAACACAATGGAACAAAAGATATACAGTGATTGGAGTTGCCAATCGTGTGATCCGGAATGTTAATAATATTCAGGCTTCACAGGCAGTCAAAAATAAATATCTTGGAGAAGCATTATTCATGAGCAGCAGAATGTATTTTGAGCTGGCGTACAGCTATGGAAATGAAAAAGCAGGTGTTCCCATTCTAGACCGTACCAAAGAATCTGATACGAAACCAGTTCCCAGAGCAGCAAATGTTATGGAAAACTATAATTATATCGTTAATGACCTGAAAAAAGCAGCAGAACTATTACCAAGCCAGGCAGAACTTCCGGCTAAAGATTATGGAAGACCTCATAAAGCTGCTGCATGGGCACTTTTATCCAAAGTATATCTGTTTATGAAGGATTGGCAAAATGCAGCATACTGGGCGAATGAGGTAATGACAAAAGGAAACAGAAACCTCCTGAACAATTATGCAGATGTTTTCAAAGCTGAAAATAACTATAGTACAGAATATATCTGGTCCATTCCAAGTACACCTAAATTTAATGCAGTGGGAAGTATTCTGCCGGGAGTGATGTTAGAAAATAAAGGTTGGGGAGAATATAACGGATGGGGATATTTTCAGCCTACCAAGGAATTATATGATGAATATGAAGCCGGAGACCTTAGAAGAGGCACAACTGTTCTTAAACTAGGAGATAAATTTACTTTTAATGGTACAGAAAGAACGTATGCATCTTCCAACTCTCTTACAGGATATCAGTTTAATAAATACATGGATGCCTTCAAATATACATTGAATAGTGGTCATGTAAGTGCCAATGGAGACTATCCTTGTACAGATCTTGCCGTTCCGATTATGCGTTATGCTGAGGTTATCCTTATCAGAGCTGAAGCTTTGCTGATGTCTGGCGGAAATGCAGATGTAGAAATCAACCTAATTAGAAAACGTGCCGGTTTAACTCCAAAGACAGGATGTACAATGGCTGATCTGAAGCATGAAAGACGTTGCGAATTAGCAGGTGAATGGGCAGACAGACATAGAGATCTTGTTCGTTGGGGAGATGCTCAGTCAACCTATGCCCAACCTTTACACGGCATAGATGGAAAAGTGGTATGGGCAGCTAGAAACTTTAATCCTGCAATCCATAACGTTTGGGCAGTTCCACAGGCCGAAATTGTTAATAGTTATGGTGTGATTAAGCAAAACGAAGGTTGGTAG
- a CDS encoding putative sugar nucleotidyl transferase produces the protein MQLVFSDAQYWEDFLPLTFTRPVAAMRCGILTFSERWQKILENTEVSYFTELYLQDKFNAPEEKESLFLVPNFLPTETVIQQIKDLKQGEALVYEDELVAAKINMKGFSLHQIEKMTDIKEELVFFKKPTDLFTYNQYAIDFDFDLITKGRTSQELSSTNGFLGDKKDLFIEEGGQIEFSTLNTKTGKIYIGKNAEVMEGCNLRGPIALGDDSKFNLGSKIYGATTIGPHCKVGGEVNNIIIFGYTSKGHEGFVGNSVIGEWCNFGADTNSSNLKNNYSHVKLWNYRTKAFEDTGLQFTGLIMGDHSKTAINTQLNTGTVIGVASNIFKPGFPPNLVENFSWGGLKDDEKFRLDKVYEVAERAMARRKVPLTGEDKAILKHIFDTY, from the coding sequence ATGCAATTAGTATTTTCAGACGCACAATATTGGGAAGACTTTCTTCCGCTTACCTTTACCAGACCGGTTGCAGCAATGCGATGCGGAATTCTTACATTTTCTGAACGATGGCAGAAAATTCTGGAGAATACAGAAGTTTCTTATTTTACAGAACTGTATCTACAGGATAAATTTAATGCTCCTGAAGAAAAGGAAAGTCTTTTTCTGGTTCCGAATTTCCTCCCAACGGAAACGGTAATTCAGCAGATCAAAGATCTTAAACAAGGAGAGGCTTTAGTGTATGAGGACGAATTGGTAGCAGCAAAAATTAACATGAAGGGGTTTTCCCTGCACCAGATTGAAAAGATGACTGATATTAAGGAGGAACTTGTTTTCTTTAAAAAACCAACCGATTTATTTACCTACAACCAGTACGCGATTGATTTTGACTTTGATCTGATCACCAAGGGCAGAACTTCTCAGGAACTGTCTTCCACCAACGGGTTTTTAGGAGACAAAAAAGACCTGTTCATTGAAGAAGGGGGGCAAATTGAATTCTCCACCTTGAATACCAAGACCGGAAAAATCTATATTGGTAAAAATGCCGAGGTTATGGAGGGTTGTAATCTTCGTGGACCTATTGCTTTAGGTGATGATTCCAAGTTTAACCTGGGCTCAAAGATTTATGGCGCTACTACCATTGGCCCACACTGCAAAGTAGGAGGAGAGGTTAATAATATTATCATCTTCGGATATACAAGTAAGGGACATGAAGGGTTTGTAGGAAACTCTGTCATTGGAGAATGGTGCAATTTTGGGGCAGATACCAATTCCTCCAACCTTAAAAATAACTATAGCCACGTAAAGCTATGGAATTATAGAACGAAGGCTTTTGAAGATACAGGTTTGCAATTTACCGGCCTGATCATGGGAGATCATTCCAAGACCGCAATCAATACCCAATTGAATACAGGAACGGTGATTGGAGTGGCTTCTAATATTTTCAAACCCGGTTTCCCACCCAACCTTGTGGAAAATTTTTCATGGGGAGGATTAAAGGATGATGAAAAATTCAGACTGGATAAAGTATATGAGGTGGCAGAAAGAGCTATGGCAAGAAGAAAAGTCCCTTTAACAGGGGAAGATAAGGCTATCCTGAAACATATTTTTGATACATATTAA
- a CDS encoding 3-phosphoshikimate 1-carboxyvinyltransferase, which translates to MKLEKSTLLGNKTVQISGSKSISNRLLILESLFKNIKIGNLSNSQDTQLLKKALSETTEVVDIHHAGTAMRFLTSYYSIQEGKTTILTGSGRMKERPIKNLVSALKDLGAEIEYLENEGFPPLKITGKKITQTSVHVPANISSQFITSLLLVAGKLENGLEIHLVGDVTSRSYIEMTLDILTRFGIKNSFEGNTIKVEPFHSENDSSAVNYEVESDWSSASYFYSICALGRETIHLKSFYKSSTQGDSAIAKIYEEFFGIKTIFSEDEHQLTLEPQPDFSFPEKIILDMNNCPDIAQTLCVTAAALKIPFEISGLGTLRVKETDRLLALYNELKKLGAETEFTDLTIASVSFGEPEEHISIKTYQDHRMAMSFAPFCLIKELTIEDEDVVEKSYPMFWEDLANITN; encoded by the coding sequence ATGAAGCTAGAAAAATCAACATTACTCGGAAATAAAACAGTACAAATCAGCGGTTCGAAAAGTATTTCGAATCGTTTATTGATTTTGGAAAGCCTGTTTAAGAATATAAAAATCGGGAACTTATCCAATTCTCAAGATACTCAATTACTGAAAAAAGCCCTGTCTGAAACTACAGAGGTGGTAGACATTCACCATGCAGGAACAGCAATGCGTTTTCTTACCTCTTATTATTCTATTCAGGAGGGAAAAACCACTATTCTTACGGGTTCCGGAAGAATGAAAGAAAGACCGATTAAAAATTTGGTAAGTGCTCTGAAAGATCTTGGTGCTGAGATTGAATATCTGGAAAATGAGGGATTTCCCCCTTTAAAAATTACAGGAAAAAAGATCACCCAAACCTCGGTACATGTTCCGGCCAATATTTCAAGCCAGTTTATCACTTCTCTGCTTCTTGTTGCAGGAAAACTTGAAAACGGATTGGAAATTCATCTTGTAGGTGATGTTACTTCAAGGTCCTATATTGAAATGACACTTGATATTCTGACAAGATTTGGAATTAAAAACAGCTTTGAAGGAAATACGATTAAAGTGGAACCTTTCCATTCTGAAAATGATTCTTCCGCCGTAAATTATGAAGTGGAAAGCGACTGGAGCTCTGCTTCCTACTTCTACTCGATCTGTGCTTTGGGAAGAGAAACTATTCACCTGAAAAGCTTCTACAAGTCTTCCACTCAAGGAGACTCTGCAATTGCAAAGATTTATGAAGAGTTTTTCGGAATTAAAACTATTTTCTCTGAGGATGAACATCAACTTACGCTGGAACCTCAACCGGATTTTTCTTTCCCGGAAAAGATCATTCTGGATATGAACAATTGCCCGGACATCGCACAAACGCTTTGCGTAACTGCCGCAGCATTGAAGATTCCTTTTGAAATTTCAGGGTTGGGAACTTTAAGGGTAAAGGAAACCGACAGACTGCTGGCCTTATATAATGAACTGAAAAAACTGGGTGCCGAAACAGAGTTTACCGACCTAACCATTGCATCTGTAAGTTTTGGGGAACCGGAAGAACATATTTCGATCAAAACATACCAGGATCACAGAATGGCGATGAGCTTTGCTCCTTTCTGCCTGATTAAAGAGCTTACTATTGAGGACGAAGATGTGGTGGAAAAATCCTATCCGATGTTCTGGGAAGATCTTGCCAATATCACAAATTAA
- a CDS encoding nucleotide pyrophosphohydrolase, which translates to MEITQLQQQVDEWIKTIGVRYFNELTNMAMLTEEVGEVARIIARRYGEQSEKESDKSKDLGEELADVLFVTLCLANQTGVNLQEAFDKKMKIKTHRDKERHQNNEKLK; encoded by the coding sequence ATGGAAATTACGCAACTACAACAGCAGGTTGATGAATGGATCAAGACCATTGGGGTAAGATACTTCAATGAGCTGACCAATATGGCGATGCTGACAGAGGAAGTGGGTGAAGTGGCAAGAATTATTGCCAGAAGATATGGTGAGCAAAGTGAAAAGGAGAGTGATAAAAGTAAAGATCTGGGAGAAGAACTTGCTGATGTTCTTTTTGTAACACTATGTTTAGCCAATCAAACAGGGGTAAACCTGCAGGAAGCCTTTGATAAAAAAATGAAGATTAAAACTCACCGTGATAAGGAGCGGCATCAGAATAATGAAAAATTAAAATAA